From the Amycolatopsis thermoflava N1165 genome, one window contains:
- a CDS encoding class I SAM-dependent methyltransferase produces MTGPWMLDELAHAGPEHLDPGFVAGFDRKQGRPDPSEDLALLDGHTVVDLGAGTGRFAMAAAKRFDRVVAVDVSPAMLAVIRSAGLPNVECVQAGFLTYEHRGEPADAVFTRHALHQLPDFWKAIALHRIAGMLRPGGLLRLRDLIYDFQPGETETVLRDWFDQAVTDPEVGYTRDDLAEHVRTEHSTFRWLLEPMLDAAGFEVLDVQFTGRVFGAYTCQKRV; encoded by the coding sequence ATGACCGGACCGTGGATGCTCGACGAGCTCGCCCATGCCGGGCCCGAACACCTCGACCCCGGCTTCGTCGCCGGTTTCGACCGCAAGCAGGGCCGGCCGGACCCCTCGGAGGACCTCGCCCTGCTGGACGGCCACACGGTCGTCGACCTGGGGGCGGGCACCGGCCGCTTCGCCATGGCCGCCGCGAAGCGGTTCGACCGGGTGGTGGCCGTGGACGTGTCGCCGGCGATGCTCGCCGTGATCCGGTCCGCGGGGCTGCCGAACGTCGAGTGCGTGCAGGCCGGGTTCCTCACCTACGAGCACCGGGGCGAGCCGGCGGACGCGGTGTTCACGCGGCACGCGCTGCACCAGCTGCCGGACTTCTGGAAGGCGATCGCGCTGCACCGCATCGCCGGGATGCTCCGGCCGGGCGGGCTGCTCCGGCTGCGGGACCTGATCTACGACTTCCAGCCGGGCGAGACGGAAACAGTCCTGCGGGACTGGTTCGACCAGGCGGTCACCGATCCCGAGGTCGGCTACACCCGCGACGACCTGGCCGAACACGTGCGCACCGAGCACAGCACCTTCCGGTGGCTGCTCGAGCCGATGCTGGACGCCGCCGGCTTCGAGGTCCTGGACGTGCAGTTCACCGGCCGGGTCTTCGGGGCCTACACCTGCCAGAAGCGGGTCTAG
- a CDS encoding FtsK/SpoIIIE domain-containing protein, with amino-acid sequence MAKANEQKRRVVTALGTMREKLGMVLGAAQAGRQIAETELARLQLEQQIVRVGIDNAAGDEELTAALRSPVMAGVRDKLNAQHAAFYTDAATVPARLRDLVARVAPGPASLPPSAWLGRAGREPLKPPPLWRIGSSTMDDSGPFPVMVPLLDDSHLAITTAVRGRAAVESLIEGLLLRVLSTMELGSVRIHLWDVAQLTAVLPNLYPLSRTSAVTLYDPDQLGVLLDEVTGHIRRIHAHTMQAGHTSLRGLRDQLGQRVEPWRIVVLFGNGETWAPEPLRELKRIAGAALAAGISLITVDIPTILGGAFENIRMLDEHHAATSMTGPNLVVDLDPPVPSAEVSAAASRLADAIVEKQGGPRSFRDLLPAELGQENSARELRAPVGFFEGDPVEVVIGDASPHALIGGPSGSGKTNFLYALLGSLAARYPPDELALYLLDFKEGVSFAGLAPGRRDASWLPHARLIGVNVNTDREFGLALLRFLADELRRRSAAAKEHEVTDLAGLRQQDPDGHWPRIVAVIDEFQYLFAGRDGVTNQATALLEDIARRGRAQGIHLILASQDIAGIDAFWGKPAVFEQCTLRIAMPKARRVLAETNNAAVAAPKWHAVINHDSGVAHGNQLAHVPDASSKDIFSSLQRELWERYAQEHQRPRLFDGAHSPVLEHSAAFAGLTPGGPPRALLGQSIDVEDTACAVELTGAPGRNLAIMGTAIAEALSIMDAAARSLAKQYPPHEVEFLVACLVDRCASAVGELADGLESDGHRVVRLSDVELGEHMAKLAEEPPEHARILLLYGVDAALPILEQKQPGQLKSGLDHFRVVLKQGPGKGTHTIGWWRSTARLKDTLGFAGTDDIGAWAALDVQGAELSQFAAGQVVHWSPRPGRALFFDRSTHVSPEVMIPFDRPEHQA; translated from the coding sequence ATGGCGAAGGCCAACGAGCAGAAACGCCGGGTCGTGACGGCCCTGGGCACCATGCGCGAGAAGCTCGGCATGGTGCTCGGCGCCGCGCAGGCGGGCCGTCAGATCGCCGAGACCGAGCTGGCCCGGCTCCAGCTGGAACAGCAGATCGTGCGCGTCGGCATCGACAACGCGGCCGGGGACGAGGAGCTCACCGCCGCGCTCCGCAGCCCGGTGATGGCGGGGGTGCGGGACAAGCTCAACGCGCAGCACGCCGCGTTCTACACCGACGCCGCGACGGTGCCCGCGCGGCTGCGGGACCTGGTCGCGCGCGTCGCGCCGGGGCCGGCGAGCCTGCCGCCCAGCGCGTGGCTCGGCCGCGCGGGCCGGGAGCCGCTGAAGCCGCCGCCGCTGTGGCGCATCGGGTCGTCCACAATGGACGATTCCGGCCCGTTTCCGGTGATGGTGCCGCTGCTGGACGACTCGCACCTGGCGATCACCACGGCCGTGCGCGGCCGGGCGGCCGTCGAATCGCTCATCGAGGGGCTGTTGCTGCGCGTGCTCAGCACGATGGAGCTGGGCTCGGTGCGGATCCACCTGTGGGACGTGGCGCAGCTGACCGCCGTGCTGCCGAACCTGTACCCGCTGTCCCGCACGTCCGCGGTCACGCTGTACGACCCGGACCAGCTCGGCGTGCTGCTCGACGAGGTGACCGGGCACATCCGCCGCATCCACGCGCACACCATGCAGGCGGGCCACACGTCGCTGCGCGGCCTGCGCGACCAGCTCGGGCAGCGTGTCGAGCCGTGGCGGATCGTCGTGTTGTTCGGCAACGGCGAGACGTGGGCGCCGGAACCGCTGCGGGAGCTCAAGCGCATCGCCGGCGCCGCGCTGGCCGCCGGGATCTCGCTGATCACCGTCGACATCCCGACAATCCTCGGCGGCGCGTTCGAGAACATCCGGATGCTCGACGAGCACCACGCGGCGACCAGCATGACCGGGCCCAACCTGGTCGTCGACCTGGACCCGCCGGTCCCGTCGGCCGAGGTCAGCGCCGCGGCGAGCAGGCTGGCCGACGCGATCGTGGAGAAGCAGGGCGGCCCGCGGTCGTTCCGCGACCTGCTGCCCGCCGAGCTGGGCCAGGAGAACTCCGCGCGCGAGCTGCGGGCGCCGGTCGGCTTCTTCGAGGGCGATCCGGTCGAGGTCGTCATCGGCGACGCCAGCCCGCACGCGCTGATCGGCGGCCCGAGCGGCTCGGGCAAGACGAACTTCCTCTACGCGCTGCTCGGCAGCCTCGCCGCGCGCTACCCGCCGGACGAGCTCGCGCTGTACCTGCTGGACTTCAAGGAGGGCGTGTCCTTCGCCGGGCTCGCGCCGGGCCGCCGGGACGCGAGCTGGCTGCCGCACGCGCGCCTGATCGGGGTCAACGTCAACACCGACCGCGAGTTCGGCCTGGCGCTGCTGCGGTTCCTCGCCGACGAGCTGCGCCGCCGGTCGGCCGCGGCCAAGGAGCACGAGGTCACCGACCTGGCCGGGTTGCGCCAGCAGGACCCGGACGGGCACTGGCCGCGGATCGTCGCGGTGATCGACGAGTTCCAGTACCTGTTCGCGGGCCGTGACGGGGTCACCAACCAGGCGACCGCGTTGCTGGAGGACATCGCCCGCCGTGGCCGCGCCCAGGGCATCCACCTGATCCTGGCGAGCCAGGACATCGCGGGCATCGACGCGTTCTGGGGCAAGCCCGCTGTGTTCGAGCAGTGCACGCTGCGCATCGCCATGCCCAAGGCGCGGCGCGTGCTCGCCGAGACCAACAACGCGGCCGTCGCGGCGCCGAAGTGGCACGCGGTGATCAACCACGACTCCGGGGTCGCGCACGGCAACCAGCTCGCGCACGTGCCGGACGCCAGCAGCAAGGACATCTTCTCGTCGTTGCAACGGGAACTGTGGGAGCGCTACGCCCAGGAGCACCAGCGGCCGCGGCTGTTCGACGGCGCGCACTCGCCGGTGCTGGAGCACTCGGCCGCGTTCGCCGGGCTCACGCCGGGCGGGCCGCCGCGGGCGCTGCTGGGCCAGTCGATCGACGTCGAGGACACGGCGTGCGCGGTGGAGCTGACCGGGGCGCCCGGCCGCAACCTGGCGATCATGGGCACCGCGATCGCCGAGGCACTGTCCATCATGGACGCCGCGGCCCGGTCGCTGGCGAAGCAGTACCCGCCGCACGAGGTGGAGTTCCTGGTGGCGTGCCTGGTCGACCGGTGTGCGTCCGCGGTCGGCGAGCTGGCCGACGGGCTGGAGTCGGACGGGCACCGCGTGGTGCGGCTGAGCGACGTCGAGCTGGGCGAGCACATGGCCAAGCTCGCCGAGGAGCCGCCCGAGCACGCGCGGATCCTGCTGCTGTACGGCGTCGACGCGGCGCTGCCAATCCTGGAGCAGAAGCAGCCCGGTCAGCTCAAGAGCGGGCTGGACCACTTCCGGGTGGTTCTCAAGCAGGGACCGGGCAAGGGCACTCACACGATCGGGTGGTGGCGCAGCACGGCGCGGCTGAAGGACACGCTCGGGTTCGCGGGCACCGACGACATCGGCGCGTGGGCGGCGCTGGACGTGCAGGGCGCGGAGCTGAGCCAGTTCGCGGCCGGGCAGGTCGTGCACTGGTCGCCGCGGCCGGGGCGGGCGCTGTTCTTCGACCGCAGCACGCACGTCTCGCCCGAGGTGATGATCCCCTTCGACCGGCCGGAGCACCAGGCATGA
- a CDS encoding helix-turn-helix domain-containing protein, with protein sequence MEVDLNQPISHLIRAARRERKLSQYTLARELATVSGRPTVTRDLVARWERGHQIPRLGTRRWLSVVLQVPQERLDQAAAAARRRNRLGHAVVTDNAPASPGPARRAQGTPALLPVFRSRVQAGILAATLLNPDRSFSLTELAEHSGSSLASVDKENKLLEKAGILTSRREGTIRLMRASGDGPLARPLAELLRLTYGVPQILGEEFGSVRGVLRILVGGVWADRFAGLPGPAPESIELLVSLQPGAPADEQGLHTAARRAEQRLKRPVSFSIAALERGLDGLQIPRQRPGHPVVEIAPIPPRQVPPASGVVLNGHDVVIQLVRAGHLDLVGGPAANGQPFLDLAAKHISSAERLAEVSPDSAFLLLAKAAQLIGSGLLARQGLRPALSAPEQAVGTAVAAQFGHQFSQIELLRQRARELDMPTSRDSHILPSEAKTYLGTVRTLLAAAREVAGKLALFH encoded by the coding sequence ATGGAAGTGGACCTGAACCAGCCCATCTCGCACCTGATCCGGGCCGCTCGGCGGGAGCGGAAGCTCAGTCAGTACACCCTGGCCCGCGAACTGGCGACCGTTTCGGGGCGGCCGACCGTCACGCGTGATCTGGTGGCCCGGTGGGAACGCGGGCACCAGATCCCGAGACTGGGCACGCGACGATGGCTGTCCGTCGTCCTGCAGGTGCCCCAGGAACGGCTCGACCAGGCGGCCGCGGCTGCCCGGCGGCGAAATCGGCTCGGGCACGCCGTCGTCACCGACAACGCGCCCGCCTCCCCCGGGCCCGCGCGTCGCGCGCAGGGCACTCCGGCCCTCCTCCCGGTCTTCCGCTCCCGCGTGCAGGCCGGCATCCTCGCGGCCACGCTGCTGAACCCGGACCGCTCGTTCAGCCTCACCGAACTGGCCGAGCACTCCGGCAGCTCCCTCGCCTCCGTGGACAAGGAGAACAAGCTCCTCGAGAAAGCCGGCATCCTGACCAGCCGCCGCGAGGGCACGATCCGGCTGATGCGCGCGTCCGGGGACGGGCCGCTCGCGCGCCCGCTCGCCGAACTGCTTCGCCTCACCTACGGCGTCCCCCAGATCCTCGGCGAGGAATTCGGCAGCGTGCGCGGCGTGCTGCGCATCCTGGTCGGCGGCGTGTGGGCGGACCGGTTCGCCGGCCTGCCGGGCCCGGCCCCGGAGAGCATCGAACTGCTGGTGTCCCTGCAGCCCGGCGCACCGGCCGACGAGCAGGGCCTGCACACCGCCGCGCGGCGCGCCGAGCAGCGGCTCAAGCGCCCGGTGAGCTTCTCGATCGCGGCGCTCGAGCGTGGTCTGGACGGCCTGCAGATCCCGCGGCAGCGGCCGGGCCACCCGGTCGTCGAGATCGCGCCCATCCCGCCCCGGCAGGTGCCACCGGCCTCCGGCGTCGTCCTCAACGGGCACGACGTCGTCATCCAGCTGGTGCGGGCCGGTCACCTCGACCTCGTCGGCGGGCCCGCCGCCAACGGGCAGCCGTTCCTGGACCTCGCGGCCAAGCACATCTCCTCGGCCGAGCGGCTCGCGGAGGTGTCGCCGGACTCGGCGTTCCTGCTGCTGGCCAAGGCCGCGCAGCTGATCGGCTCCGGCCTGCTCGCCCGGCAGGGGCTGCGGCCCGCGCTGTCCGCGCCGGAGCAGGCGGTCGGGACGGCCGTGGCGGCCCAGTTCGGGCACCAGTTCTCGCAGATCGAGCTGCTCCGCCAGCGGGCGCGGGAACTGGACATGCCCACCAGCAGGGACAGCCACATCCTGCCCTCGGAGGCCAAGACCTACCTGGGCACCGTGCGCACCCTGCTCGCGGCCGCCCGCGAGGTCGCCGGGAAGCTCGCGTTGTTCCACTGA
- a CDS encoding YbaB/EbfC family nucleoid-associated protein: MNRELTTQSEGVEERPAARRRQAAQQVVTAQDDWGLVEVGVAGNGEVLEVAINSALFEHVKPSDLAEAMLQAARAAQRRARQLHR; encoded by the coding sequence GTGAACCGCGAGCTGACCACCCAGTCCGAAGGTGTGGAGGAGCGTCCGGCCGCCCGGCGGCGCCAGGCCGCCCAGCAGGTCGTCACCGCGCAGGACGACTGGGGTCTGGTCGAGGTGGGGGTCGCCGGCAACGGGGAGGTCCTCGAAGTCGCGATCAACTCCGCCCTCTTCGAGCACGTGAAGCCGTCCGACCTGGCCGAAGCGATGCTGCAGGCCGCCCGCGCCGCTCAACGCCGCGCCCGCCAGCTGCACCGCTGA
- a CDS encoding nucleotidyltransferase family protein encodes MCLQDFLITQGARLRDALTVIDMHGLDNVPVVDGGDRLLGVVTEQDLRRALLSGASLDDDVQPLCREPRVKVTPGSGRAEVVDLMQALGIRQVPIVDENGRVVGLHSDQKVIGVRRLPNWAVIMAGGKGTRLGALTKSTPKPMLPVAGRPILERILLHLVGSGVDRVFLSVNYMASVIEKHFGDGAQFGCTIDYLREDPDQPLGTGGSLGLIEDLGYEPVDPVLVMNGDLITQFSVRAILEAHAQQSAVATVATAEYKHEVPFGVLEESGHRLVQIIEKPTHRWPVNAGIYVFDPLLFSRIPKGCDYPITKLIESCLNRGERVGLWDMASDWQDIGRPEELSLARGER; translated from the coding sequence ATGTGTCTTCAAGATTTCCTGATCACCCAAGGAGCCCGCCTCCGGGACGCTTTGACGGTCATCGACATGCACGGTCTCGACAACGTGCCGGTGGTGGACGGCGGCGACCGTCTCCTGGGCGTGGTCACCGAGCAGGACCTCCGCCGCGCGTTGCTCAGTGGCGCCTCGCTGGACGACGATGTCCAGCCGCTGTGCAGGGAACCGCGGGTGAAGGTGACACCGGGGTCCGGTCGAGCCGAAGTGGTCGACCTGATGCAGGCCCTGGGGATCCGCCAAGTGCCGATCGTCGACGAGAACGGCCGGGTGGTCGGCCTGCACTCCGACCAGAAGGTGATCGGAGTGCGGCGCCTCCCGAATTGGGCCGTGATCATGGCCGGCGGGAAGGGAACCAGGCTGGGTGCGCTGACGAAATCGACGCCGAAGCCGATGTTGCCGGTCGCGGGGCGCCCCATTCTGGAACGCATTCTGCTGCACCTCGTCGGATCGGGCGTGGATCGCGTTTTCCTGTCGGTCAACTACATGGCCAGCGTGATCGAGAAACATTTCGGTGACGGCGCGCAGTTCGGGTGCACGATCGACTACCTGCGCGAGGACCCTGACCAGCCGCTCGGCACCGGTGGGTCCCTCGGGTTGATCGAGGACCTCGGGTACGAGCCGGTCGATCCCGTGCTGGTCATGAACGGCGATCTCATCACGCAGTTCTCGGTCCGGGCGATCCTCGAAGCACATGCGCAGCAGTCGGCCGTCGCGACGGTGGCGACAGCCGAGTACAAGCACGAGGTTCCGTTCGGGGTCCTCGAGGAGAGCGGCCACCGCCTCGTCCAGATCATCGAGAAGCCGACGCACCGGTGGCCGGTCAACGCCGGCATCTACGTCTTCGATCCGTTGCTCTTCTCGCGCATCCCGAAGGGATGCGATTACCCGATCACGAAGCTGATCGAGAGCTGCCTGAACCGGGGCGAGCGAGTCGGTTTGTGGGACATGGCCAGCGACTGGCAGGACATCGGTCGCCCGGAGGAGCTTTCCCTCGCCCGCGGCGAACGGTGA
- a CDS encoding alpha/beta fold hydrolase — MTVLRTVAGEIASVVTHAVRYPAGIGRRWAIHPVRRSVPVPGRPLVVLPGLADNTAIFTDLKLALDRCGAGPVVSFSYSLLLRDVRSAAARLAEQIEQLCEVTGAAKLDLVGHSLGGLIARYYVQRLGGHERVDTVVTVGTPHGGTVAAWLFSPIPLARQLRPGSDLLAELDQPAPDCATKFVAFSSDGDELVLPSRHGRIEHPDLDVRNVVLPGVGHLALAAHRQVVEEICALSAPVAAPDDDGETLTQSA; from the coding sequence ATGACGGTTCTGCGTACGGTCGCGGGTGAGATCGCGAGTGTGGTGACGCACGCGGTCCGGTACCCGGCGGGCATCGGGCGGCGCTGGGCGATCCACCCGGTCCGCCGGAGCGTGCCGGTGCCGGGCCGCCCGCTGGTCGTGCTGCCCGGCCTGGCCGACAACACCGCGATCTTCACCGACCTGAAGCTCGCGCTCGACCGCTGCGGCGCAGGGCCGGTCGTCTCGTTCAGCTACAGCCTGCTGCTGCGGGACGTCCGGTCCGCGGCCGCGCGGCTGGCCGAGCAGATCGAGCAGCTGTGCGAGGTCACCGGCGCGGCGAAGCTCGACCTGGTCGGCCACAGCCTCGGCGGCCTCATCGCCCGGTACTACGTGCAGCGGCTCGGCGGGCACGAGCGGGTCGACACGGTGGTCACCGTCGGCACGCCGCACGGCGGCACCGTCGCGGCCTGGCTGTTCTCGCCGATCCCGCTGGCGCGCCAGCTGCGGCCCGGCAGCGACCTGCTGGCCGAGCTGGACCAGCCGGCGCCGGACTGCGCGACGAAGTTCGTCGCGTTCTCCAGCGACGGCGACGAGCTGGTGCTGCCCAGCCGCCACGGCCGGATCGAACACCCCGACCTCGACGTGCGCAACGTGGTGCTGCCCGGGGTCGGCCACCTGGCGCTCGCCGCGCACCGCCAGGTCGTGGAGGAGATCTGCGCGCTGTCCGCGCCCGTCGCCGCTCCGGACGACGACGGGGAGACACTCACCCAGTCGGCCTGA